In the Mycoplasmoides gallisepticum genome, one interval contains:
- a CDS encoding MSC_0882 family membrane protein: MNNEQTKTLDLGINANHNSYGSINAPSRAAQIQEKEYSGVFNPGSLEVTNLKEESAQSLNNLERSIPWFYKREIFYNTLDLIFGLLVILGFGTGLILLCLYIYFNNKSWHIVWAALPFGILALFIGYRTISSYANIKGGLKHEYIFSKAQIAVNIKRAYKNLRLIPVNMNWLSAAIYLTITIAIIVTLVSAFAINLITIANLNQEFTREQINAAKTFGYLYVLKANSELDKWPLYSIIVNGTIGIGTLILQIYLIINSSIRARAIENFYGKMPIEEEDMHRAIVAANKRNFKIFLVYLIIIGLVVLLVKKIITGSLSAINKKKVISIK; this comes from the coding sequence ATGAATAATGAGCAAACTAAAACGCTAGACTTAGGGATTAATGCTAACCATAATAGTTATGGTAGTATTAATGCGCCTTCAAGAGCTGCTCAGATCCAAGAAAAAGAGTACAGCGGCGTTTTTAATCCAGGCTCATTAGAGGTTACCAACCTTAAAGAAGAATCAGCTCAAAGCCTGAATAATTTAGAACGATCAATTCCTTGATTTTATAAGCGGGAGATCTTTTATAACACTCTAGATTTAATCTTTGGGTTGTTAGTTATTCTTGGGTTTGGTACTGGACTGATCTTATTGTGTCTATATATTTATTTCAACAATAAGTCATGACATATTGTTTGAGCAGCGCTTCCGTTTGGGATCTTAGCGTTGTTTATTGGCTATCGCACGATTAGCAGCTATGCTAATATTAAGGGCGGATTAAAGCACGAATATATCTTTAGTAAGGCTCAGATCGCAGTTAATATCAAACGTGCTTATAAGAATCTAAGATTAATCCCAGTTAATATGAACTGGTTATCAGCTGCAATCTATCTTACGATCACGATTGCAATTATTGTAACGTTAGTCTCTGCATTTGCGATTAATTTAATTACGATTGCCAATTTAAACCAGGAGTTCACTAGAGAGCAAATCAATGCGGCTAAAACCTTTGGTTATCTATACGTATTAAAAGCTAATAGTGAACTAGATAAGTGACCTTTATATTCAATTATTGTGAATGGAACAATAGGTATTGGGACACTGATTTTACAGATCTATTTAATTATTAATAGTTCAATTAGAGCTAGAGCTATTGAAAACTTCTATGGTAAGATGCCAATTGAAGAAGAAGATATGCACCGCGCAATTGTTGCAGCGAATAAAAGAAACTTCAAGATCTTTTTAGTTTATCTAATTATCATAGGTTTAGTGGTTTTATTAGTGAAAAAGATCATCACTGGATCACTAAGTGCGATTAATAAGAAGAAAGTTATATCAATAAAATAA
- a CDS encoding Spx/MgsR family RNA polymerase-binding regulatory protein — protein sequence MTNNQNSQTNNIVLFITASCIGCTRVRRFFREYNIQHKEINFYKTAIEEKYFNDILSLTENGVFDIISTRSKYLQNNKVNIDELTISQLITLVNEHPSILKRPIILQYDKSGIPKRLMVGYNSTDIRVFLREVADVKAYYLDEYWFDDESSPSSRKEDE from the coding sequence ATGACGAATAATCAAAATAGCCAGACGAACAATATAGTATTATTCATTACAGCATCATGTATTGGCTGTACGAGAGTTAGACGTTTCTTCAGAGAGTATAATATCCAGCACAAAGAGATTAATTTTTATAAAACAGCGATCGAAGAAAAATATTTTAATGACATTTTGTCATTAACTGAAAATGGTGTTTTTGATATTATTTCCACTAGATCTAAATATTTACAAAACAATAAAGTTAATATTGACGAACTGACGATTAGTCAACTAATTACTTTAGTTAATGAACACCCATCAATCTTAAAAAGACCGATCATCTTACAGTATGATAAATCAGGGATTCCTAAAAGATTGATGGTGGGATACAACTCAACTGATATTCGGGTCTTTTTAAGAGAAGTAGCTGATGTAAAAGCTTATTATCTAGACGAATACTGGTTTGATGATGAAAGTTCACCAAGTTCAAGAAAAGAAGATGAATAA
- a CDS encoding APC family permease, which yields MPIIRMNKKNRSLKDAPKSKKIGFFSGITIAIGSSIGAGIFFKAQAVLQNSHYSLAFAIFSWLFAAFSVTSMALALVEISSGRNDNLSIIGWCQTFNNHYVYKTCKNFMVYIYVPLTYFFMPFFFLLSIQDGIRGFNENYHGLNTKADWAILMLVSVGISAYFIVVSGISSSAANFQNLIISVVKFLPLLLAIILGFVIFNHNGSKPVNPKIGLGFQNSATTDLATKYSFSNLSPGFGLFISVGGIYFAYDGFYYAAGIQTEMKKPQKTPLAILIGLLFVTLVYLIMAIAMSLGSTDGSPFGFKAYFARNDLLPLYAAFQITIGVGILGIINGLSLWANRFMEDLIKKFELPFSMKLINKISPNKVVVGMQYNLILAVPVVIIASLIGGLGYIDNSYSDADYGTGVGRIYSFSDLMANWTSVIAFVYIVIAIMGGLANRKTNKIKVNKSKIFVPSAVCAIFTMVVSVSLTFFQPIADALLLYNIPFNDQYKNVYISRILLVLVLFVFLFIMFIPILIENQLMIKRYGSVSKGELAKLRIKSEVKKTSFKQELLDYIETLKTKDLNDDLKAALKEVNVEVDELII from the coding sequence ATGCCTATCATAAGAATGAACAAAAAGAACCGATCGTTAAAAGATGCGCCTAAATCCAAGAAGATTGGATTTTTTTCAGGGATTACGATTGCGATCGGTTCATCAATTGGAGCAGGAATCTTTTTTAAAGCTCAAGCAGTATTACAGAATTCGCATTATTCATTAGCGTTTGCGATCTTTAGTTGGTTATTTGCGGCTTTTTCTGTGACTTCGATGGCACTAGCTTTAGTAGAGATCTCAAGCGGACGTAATGATAATTTATCAATTATTGGGTGGTGTCAAACGTTTAATAATCATTACGTGTATAAAACGTGTAAGAATTTCATGGTCTATATTTATGTGCCATTGACATATTTTTTCATGCCATTTTTCTTTCTTTTATCAATCCAGGATGGGATTAGGGGATTTAATGAGAATTATCATGGACTAAATACCAAAGCAGATTGAGCAATTTTAATGCTTGTCTCTGTTGGGATTTCAGCTTATTTTATTGTGGTGTCAGGGATTAGTTCATCAGCGGCTAATTTTCAAAATTTAATTATTTCAGTTGTTAAGTTTCTACCATTATTGTTAGCAATCATCTTAGGGTTTGTAATCTTTAATCATAATGGTTCTAAACCTGTCAACCCCAAGATTGGGTTAGGGTTTCAAAATAGTGCAACGACTGATTTAGCCACTAAATATAGTTTTAGTAATCTATCACCTGGGTTTGGTTTATTTATCTCAGTTGGTGGGATCTACTTTGCTTATGATGGGTTTTATTATGCTGCTGGGATCCAAACCGAGATGAAAAAACCCCAAAAGACACCCTTAGCAATTTTAATCGGCTTATTGTTTGTTACTTTAGTTTATCTAATCATGGCTATTGCCATGTCATTAGGTTCTACTGATGGTTCACCATTTGGGTTTAAGGCATATTTCGCAAGAAATGATCTATTACCGCTTTATGCGGCGTTCCAAATCACAATCGGTGTGGGAATCCTAGGAATCATTAACGGACTTAGTTTATGAGCTAACCGATTTATGGAAGATCTAATTAAAAAGTTTGAACTACCTTTTAGTATGAAACTAATTAATAAGATCTCACCAAATAAAGTAGTGGTAGGGATGCAATATAACTTAATTTTGGCAGTTCCAGTTGTGATTATTGCTAGTCTGATTGGTGGTTTGGGTTATATTGATAATAGTTATTCAGATGCTGATTATGGAACAGGTGTGGGAAGGATCTATAGTTTTTCTGATCTAATGGCTAACTGGACATCTGTAATCGCGTTTGTTTATATCGTAATAGCAATCATGGGTGGACTGGCTAATCGAAAAACTAATAAGATTAAAGTAAATAAATCCAAGATCTTTGTTCCTAGTGCAGTCTGTGCCATTTTTACGATGGTTGTTTCAGTTAGTTTAACGTTTTTCCAACCGATAGCCGATGCATTATTGCTTTATAATATCCCATTTAATGATCAATACAAAAACGTTTATATCTCAAGAATCTTATTAGTACTTGTTTTATTTGTTTTCTTATTCATCATGTTTATTCCGATCTTGATCGAGAATCAGTTGATGATTAAAAGGTATGGATCGGTCTCTAAAGGAGAACTGGCTAAATTAAGAATTAAATCCGAAGTGAAGAAAACCAGCTTTAAGCAAGAGTTATTAGATTACATCGAAACCTTAAAAACCAAAGATCTAAATGATGATTTAAAAGCTGCTTTAAAAGAAGTTAACGTCGAAGTTGACGAACTAATTATCTAA
- a CDS encoding Cof-type HAD-IIB family hydrolase produces the protein MSDLDKNKQLKLIGIDLDGTLLSIRKKVTKKVIGSLLELRKKLPNIVIAIITGRSYLSAKRVVNELQEAGVKINYLCSYNGSVLFKINEQSELIKLDEHSIDSLTTKAIFDYCTKNKIVFQGYLVTDQVNRSIVLSDNFSGRLIASFNKNKSFCSKDFVDGRYYKINLISSNHKRLKRFNQFVSENYSDDLEIANIYPTFLEITTKNINKAFALASICDLENISLEQTAVIGDSLNDYSMFEIASYKFAMKRANKKLKDISTYIASSRRHNQFKEIIQKTIAIVDDEKK, from the coding sequence ATGAGTGACTTAGATAAGAACAAACAATTAAAACTAATTGGCATTGATCTGGACGGTACCTTATTATCAATTCGTAAAAAAGTTACCAAAAAAGTAATTGGTTCATTATTAGAACTAAGAAAAAAACTTCCCAATATTGTGATTGCAATTATCACTGGACGATCATATCTAAGCGCTAAACGGGTTGTCAATGAACTACAAGAAGCAGGAGTAAAGATTAATTATCTTTGCTCTTATAATGGTTCAGTATTATTTAAAATTAACGAGCAATCTGAATTAATTAAATTAGATGAACATAGTATTGATTCACTAACCACTAAAGCAATCTTTGATTATTGCACAAAGAATAAGATCGTTTTTCAAGGTTATTTAGTTACTGATCAAGTTAATCGTAGTATAGTCTTATCAGATAATTTTAGTGGTAGATTAATTGCTTCTTTTAACAAAAACAAGAGTTTTTGTTCTAAAGATTTTGTTGATGGCAGATATTATAAGATTAATCTGATTAGCTCTAACCACAAACGATTAAAAAGATTTAATCAGTTTGTTTCTGAAAATTATTCCGATGATTTAGAAATTGCTAATATTTACCCGACTTTTTTAGAGATTACGACTAAAAATATTAATAAAGCATTTGCTTTAGCAAGTATCTGTGATTTAGAAAATATTAGTTTAGAACAAACCGCTGTCATCGGGGATTCACTTAATGATTATTCGATGTTTGAGATCGCTTCATATAAGTTTGCGATGAAGCGAGCTAATAAAAAATTAAAAGACATCTCAACATATATAGCTAGTTCAAGACGACACAATCAATTTAAAGAAATTATTCAAAAAACGATCGCGATCGTTGATGATGAGAAAAAATAA
- a CDS encoding NAD(+) kinase has translation MMMKVHQVQEKKMNKTYYLISSLAPKSESLKPLIKKELNKKLVEVDDPTVADYLFINGGDGTFIKNAIKYDRAGLKIIGINGGSLGFYTTFNETNIDQIVNNLDQLKYTQLDFIRLQIDDQIHHALNEFNINSTTAYGYDIFIDNEFYQKFRGTGLLISTTTGSTGINKSANGAILFPRIKAIQMVELYPLLHSSFTTIQSPIILPIDTKIRIEIKENYCDHDACPRIVADGAVIRQGLSSTTIEISATRSQADYVATTDLRSYMQRLQKTFIY, from the coding sequence TTGATGATGAAAGTTCACCAAGTTCAAGAAAAGAAGATGAATAAAACATATTATTTAATCTCTTCATTAGCACCAAAATCAGAATCACTAAAACCGTTAATAAAAAAAGAACTAAATAAAAAGTTAGTTGAAGTTGATGATCCAACTGTAGCAGACTACTTATTTATTAATGGCGGTGATGGCACTTTTATTAAAAATGCAATCAAATATGACCGTGCTGGCTTAAAGATCATTGGGATCAATGGTGGTAGTCTGGGTTTTTATACGACGTTTAATGAAACCAACATTGATCAGATTGTCAATAATTTAGATCAGTTAAAATACACGCAATTAGATTTTATTAGGTTGCAGATCGATGATCAGATCCATCATGCTCTAAACGAATTTAATATTAATTCGACAACCGCTTATGGTTATGACATCTTTATTGATAATGAGTTTTATCAAAAGTTTAGGGGCACGGGGTTATTAATCTCAACAACCACTGGATCTACTGGGATTAATAAATCAGCAAATGGCGCAATCTTATTCCCTAGGATTAAAGCGATCCAGATGGTTGAACTATACCCATTATTACATTCGAGTTTTACCACGATTCAATCACCAATTATCTTACCGATTGATACGAAGATTAGAATCGAGATTAAAGAAAATTACTGCGATCATGATGCTTGTCCAAGAATTGTGGCTGATGGAGCTGTAATTAGACAAGGACTTAGTTCAACGACGATTGAGATTAGTGCAACAAGATCTCAAGCAGATTATGTTGCCACAACTGATCTTAGAAGCTACATGCAAAGATTGCAAAAAACGTTCATTTACTAA
- a CDS encoding PTS sugar transporter subunit IIA, giving the protein MNKFTWIFLNIITFGILKLVATRKAKRISSQINHELIKSEKLPFDLDQLINILGGLENIQTTQATLNMIKINVVDKTKVNQDQIKSRLKINGIMWASNDLSLVCGDYASSLSEQINQLKNR; this is encoded by the coding sequence ATGAATAAATTTACTTGAATCTTTTTAAACATTATTACCTTTGGTATTCTAAAACTAGTAGCCACGAGAAAAGCTAAAAGAATTTCAAGTCAGATTAATCATGAATTAATTAAATCAGAAAAACTTCCCTTTGATCTTGACCAATTGATTAATATCTTAGGTGGACTTGAAAATATTCAAACCACCCAAGCCACGTTGAATATGATTAAAATCAACGTGGTTGATAAAACCAAAGTTAACCAAGATCAGATTAAAAGTCGCTTAAAAATTAATGGGATTATGTGAGCTAGTAACGACTTATCTTTGGTGTGTGGTGATTATGCTAGCAGTTTATCTGAACAGATTAACCAACTAAAAAATCGATAA
- the trpS gene encoding tryptophan--tRNA ligase yields the protein MIIRHAIEIVTRSFYIYIFIIYLTYCNYIMIKIISGIQSTGSLHIGNYLGSISKNINLQNKYQLNLFVANLHTITVDFDPTQARQNIIELVKIYLASGFDTNKNNIFLQSEINEHAALGHVLLCHTTMGELERMTQYKDKKQKFVQSNQTIKIPTGLLTYPTLMAADILLYQSDYVCVGDDQKQHLELTRDIAIRMNKRYGELFKVPEPIIAKVGSRIMDLNDPSKKMSKSSLSKKGIINLDDSREEVLSKIKSAKTDNLNKVNFDYKTQPEISNLVSIYYGAINDHFNLGLKSAKFNKALDEEVVPIDIIKHFENKSYKDFKEELFELIWNILDNIQTNMKKITDEDVMRVLKSGKDKLLPIAQKTLLKVYQKLGMVI from the coding sequence TTGATTATTCGTCATGCTATCGAAATTGTCACAAGATCGTTTTATATTTATATCTTTATAATATATCTTACATATTGTAATTATATAATGATTAAGATAATATCAGGAATTCAGTCAACCGGATCTTTACATATTGGTAATTATTTAGGTTCGATTTCAAAGAATATTAATTTGCAAAACAAATATCAACTAAACTTATTTGTGGCAAATTTACATACGATTACAGTCGATTTTGATCCTACTCAAGCTAGACAAAATATCATCGAACTTGTGAAAATTTATTTAGCAAGTGGTTTTGATACAAACAAGAACAACATTTTCTTACAATCTGAGATTAATGAACATGCTGCACTAGGGCATGTCTTGTTGTGTCATACAACAATGGGTGAATTGGAAAGAATGACCCAATATAAAGATAAGAAGCAAAAGTTTGTTCAGAGTAATCAAACGATTAAGATTCCCACAGGGTTATTAACTTATCCCACTTTAATGGCTGCTGATATCTTACTTTATCAATCTGATTATGTATGTGTTGGTGATGATCAAAAGCAACACTTAGAACTTACCAGAGATATCGCAATTAGAATGAATAAGAGATATGGTGAACTCTTTAAGGTGCCAGAACCAATTATTGCTAAAGTTGGTTCAAGAATTATGGATCTAAATGATCCTAGTAAAAAGATGTCCAAATCATCTTTATCTAAAAAAGGGATTATTAATCTAGATGATTCTAGAGAAGAAGTGTTAAGTAAGATTAAATCAGCCAAAACAGATAACCTCAATAAAGTTAATTTTGATTATAAGACTCAACCAGAGATTTCTAACTTAGTAAGTATTTATTACGGGGCTATTAATGATCACTTTAATCTTGGTTTAAAGAGTGCAAAATTTAATAAAGCTTTAGATGAAGAAGTAGTTCCTATTGATATCATCAAGCACTTTGAAAATAAATCCTATAAGGATTTTAAAGAAGAGCTATTCGAACTGATCTGAAATATCTTAGATAATATTCAAACCAATATGAAAAAAATAACTGATGAAGACGTTATGAGAGTCTTAAAGAGCGGTAAAGACAAACTCTTACCAATTGCACAAAAAACCTTATTAAAGGTATATCAAAAACTAGGAATGGTTATTTAA
- a CDS encoding Cof-type HAD-IIB family hydrolase: MKNKKLLIISDLDGTLLNNESKLSYQTIKVIKLLNKLGHHFCIATGRPSRASIDIYNELGLNTVMANLNGSYIWHPKDRFFKAINLSFSKDIVKNLLHKTSIIKLVDNFIVENNEGTYIMNKPVSSREHDELLQCFHIDGKDNCTFGQDKILNLRRDPNAILLQVKNPHNIDEVVFQLKECFSTFVVRKWSLPVSGIIIEVNTVYANKGNALDYLSSYYGIPKEFVVTFGDGENDIEMLQKSRFGYAMKNAISSAKLLARYITKYNNNDHGVAFELFHKIIKRSLKNS, encoded by the coding sequence ATGAAAAATAAAAAATTATTAATAATATCAGATTTGGATGGCACACTTTTAAATAATGAAAGTAAGCTAAGTTACCAAACGATCAAAGTGATCAAGCTACTTAATAAATTGGGTCACCACTTTTGTATTGCAACCGGAAGACCTTCAAGAGCTTCTATAGATATCTATAACGAATTAGGTTTAAACACTGTAATGGCAAACCTTAACGGGTCTTATATTTGACATCCAAAAGATCGCTTCTTTAAAGCCATTAATTTAAGTTTTTCTAAAGATATAGTAAAAAATCTTTTACATAAAACATCAATTATCAAGCTGGTTGATAATTTCATTGTTGAGAATAACGAAGGCACTTACATAATGAATAAACCAGTTAGTAGTAGAGAACATGATGAGTTGTTACAGTGCTTTCATATTGATGGGAAGGATAATTGCACATTCGGACAAGATAAGATCCTAAACTTAAGACGAGATCCAAATGCAATTTTGTTACAAGTTAAAAACCCTCACAACATTGATGAAGTAGTCTTTCAATTAAAAGAATGTTTTAGTACGTTTGTTGTTAGAAAATGATCATTACCTGTATCAGGAATTATCATTGAAGTTAATACTGTTTATGCTAATAAAGGAAATGCGTTAGATTATCTAAGTAGCTATTATGGAATTCCAAAAGAATTTGTTGTTACTTTTGGTGATGGTGAAAATGATATTGAGATGTTACAAAAATCTCGTTTTGGTTATGCGATGAAGAATGCTATTTCAAGTGCCAAATTATTAGCAAGATACATCACCAAATACAATAATAACGATCACGGTGTTGCGTTTGAACTTTTTCATAAGATTATTAAACGTTCACTTAAAAATTCGTAA